From Salvelinus fontinalis isolate EN_2023a chromosome 30, ASM2944872v1, whole genome shotgun sequence, one genomic window encodes:
- the foxn2a gene encoding forkhead box protein N2 isoform X2 encodes MGPIIGMSPDKKAETPGMQEERAGLRGLCGGAGTLPEAECGAASPLATSLDRGSGGSEDEELTNLNWLHENLLQNFTLGGPGGAQPSASPLFDIEGDPGAPQNPSSSSSYSSSQRDSLKSKPPFSFSLLIYMAIEQSPSKRLPVKDIYGWILQHFPYFSSAPTGWKNSVRHNLSLNKCFRKVERSLGKVNGKGSLWCVDPEYRPNLIQALKKQHFPAAHTFCTPPASPPSASPPPRHHFLQDCSLKGDPDSPLDLSRPDLVLVSSDPKQDHNYSSMALQRCSSRSSSSSLSSLDEGGPGHARPRPRRAGSEGFHSDEEDSDLGDRDERGSHSRPAPRRPSPSSSSVKCPAGKRARREVTAKPELDEELKEAAGSLLHLAGIRTSMELNKRSAKSKKLNRK; translated from the exons ATGGGTCCAATCATCGGGATGTCGCCGGATAAGAAAGCTGAAACGCCGGGGATGCAGGAGGAGAGGGCGGGGCTTAGGGGCTTATGCGGGGGGGCGGGGACTCTCCCGGAGGCGGAGTGCGGCGCAGCCAGCCCATTGGCCACCAGCCTGGACCGGGGATCCGGTGGCTCCGAGGATGAGGAGCTCACCAACCTCAACTGGCTCcatgagaacctgctccagaactTTACCCTAGGGGGGCCCGGTGGGGCCCAACCCAGCGCCAGCCCCCTCTTTGACATCGAGGGTGACCCCGGGGCCCCTCAGAACCCATCGTCTTCATCCTCTTACTCCTCGTCGCAGAGGGACTCTTTGAAGTCCAAGCCTCccttctcattctctctgttGATCTACATGGCCATAGAGCAGAGCCCCAGTAAGAGGCTGCCGGTGAAGGACATCTATGGTTGGATCCTACAGCACTTCCCCTACTTCTCCTCCGCCCCCACCGGCTGGAAGAACAGCGTCAGACACAACCTGTCACTCAACAAGTGCTTCCGCAAGGTGGAGAGGAGCCTGGGAAAG GTGAATGGTAAGGGTTCTCTGTGGTGTGTGGACCCAGAGTACAGACCCAACCTGATCCAGGCCCTGAAGAAGCAGCACTTCCCTGCAGCACATACCTTCTGCACACCGCCCGCCTCCCCACCCAGTGCCTCCCCACCACCCAGACACCACTTCCTGCAGGACTGCTCCCTCAAAG gtGATCCAGACAGTCCCCTGGACCTGTCCCGGCCAGACTTGGTCCTGGTGAGCAGCGATCCTAAGCAGGACCACAACTACAGTAGCATGGCCCTGCAGCGCTGCTCCtcccgctcctcctcctcctccctctcctccctggaTGAAGGAGGCCCAGGCCACGCCAGACCCCGCCCACGCCGTGCCGGCAGCGAGGGTTTCCATAGCGACGAGGAGGACTCCGACCTCGGGGACCGGgacgagaggggcagccactcCCGTCCTGCTCCTCGTcgcccctccccctcttcctcctcggtGAAGTGCCCGGCGGGTAAGAGGGCAcgtagggaggtgacagccaaGCCGGAGCTGGATGAGGAGCTGAAGGAGGCGGCTGGGTCTCTGCTTCACCTGGCTGGGATCCGTACCTCCATGGAGCTCAACAAACGCAGTGCCAAGAGCAAAAAACTGAACAGGAAATGA
- the foxn2a gene encoding forkhead box protein N2 isoform X3, producing the protein MGPIIGMSPDKKAETPGMQEERAGLRGLCGGAGTLPEAECGAASPLATSLDRGSGGSEDEELTNLNWLHENLLQNFTLGGPGGAQPSASPLFDIEGDPGAPQNPSSSSSYSSSQRDSLKSKPPFSFSLLIYMAIEQSPSKRLPVKDIYGWILQHFPYFSSAPTGWKNSVRHNLSLNKCFRKVERSLGKVNGKGSLWCVDPEYRPNLIQALKKQHFPAAHTFCTPPASPPSASPPPRHHFLQDCSLKESDIDAATAMMLLNSAPGHHHANPSCWTHGHCLARWTHGHSLACWTHGHSLACWTHGHCLARWTHGHSLACWTHGHSLARRLLD; encoded by the exons ATGGGTCCAATCATCGGGATGTCGCCGGATAAGAAAGCTGAAACGCCGGGGATGCAGGAGGAGAGGGCGGGGCTTAGGGGCTTATGCGGGGGGGCGGGGACTCTCCCGGAGGCGGAGTGCGGCGCAGCCAGCCCATTGGCCACCAGCCTGGACCGGGGATCCGGTGGCTCCGAGGATGAGGAGCTCACCAACCTCAACTGGCTCcatgagaacctgctccagaactTTACCCTAGGGGGGCCCGGTGGGGCCCAACCCAGCGCCAGCCCCCTCTTTGACATCGAGGGTGACCCCGGGGCCCCTCAGAACCCATCGTCTTCATCCTCTTACTCCTCGTCGCAGAGGGACTCTTTGAAGTCCAAGCCTCccttctcattctctctgttGATCTACATGGCCATAGAGCAGAGCCCCAGTAAGAGGCTGCCGGTGAAGGACATCTATGGTTGGATCCTACAGCACTTCCCCTACTTCTCCTCCGCCCCCACCGGCTGGAAGAACAGCGTCAGACACAACCTGTCACTCAACAAGTGCTTCCGCAAGGTGGAGAGGAGCCTGGGAAAG GTGAATGGTAAGGGTTCTCTGTGGTGTGTGGACCCAGAGTACAGACCCAACCTGATCCAGGCCCTGAAGAAGCAGCACTTCCCTGCAGCACATACCTTCTGCACACCGCCCGCCTCCCCACCCAGTGCCTCCCCACCACCCAGACACCACTTCCTGCAGGACTGCTCCCTCAAAG AGTCTGACATAGATGCTGCCACTGCCATGATGCTCTTAAACTCTGCCCCTGGTCATCACCACGCCAACCCAT CCTGCTGGACACATGGACACTGCCTAGCCCGCTGGACACACGGACACTCCCTAGCCTGCTGGACACACGGACACTCCCTAGCCTGCTGGACACATGGACACTGCCTAGCCCGCTGGACACACGGACACTCCCTAGCCTGCTGGACACACGGACACTCCCTAGCCCGCCGCTTATTGGATTAA
- the foxn2a gene encoding forkhead box protein N2 isoform X1 — MGPIIGMSPDKKAETPGMQEERAGLRGLCGGAGTLPEAECGAASPLATSLDRGSGGSEDEELTNLNWLHENLLQNFTLGGPGGAQPSASPLFDIEGDPGAPQNPSSSSSYSSSQRDSLKSKPPFSFSLLIYMAIEQSPSKRLPVKDIYGWILQHFPYFSSAPTGWKNSVRHNLSLNKCFRKVERSLGKVNGKGSLWCVDPEYRPNLIQALKKQHFPAAHTFCTPPASPPSASPPPRHHFLQDCSLKESDIDAATAMMLLNSAPGHHHANPCDPDSPLDLSRPDLVLVSSDPKQDHNYSSMALQRCSSRSSSSSLSSLDEGGPGHARPRPRRAGSEGFHSDEEDSDLGDRDERGSHSRPAPRRPSPSSSSVKCPAGKRARREVTAKPELDEELKEAAGSLLHLAGIRTSMELNKRSAKSKKLNRK, encoded by the exons ATGGGTCCAATCATCGGGATGTCGCCGGATAAGAAAGCTGAAACGCCGGGGATGCAGGAGGAGAGGGCGGGGCTTAGGGGCTTATGCGGGGGGGCGGGGACTCTCCCGGAGGCGGAGTGCGGCGCAGCCAGCCCATTGGCCACCAGCCTGGACCGGGGATCCGGTGGCTCCGAGGATGAGGAGCTCACCAACCTCAACTGGCTCcatgagaacctgctccagaactTTACCCTAGGGGGGCCCGGTGGGGCCCAACCCAGCGCCAGCCCCCTCTTTGACATCGAGGGTGACCCCGGGGCCCCTCAGAACCCATCGTCTTCATCCTCTTACTCCTCGTCGCAGAGGGACTCTTTGAAGTCCAAGCCTCccttctcattctctctgttGATCTACATGGCCATAGAGCAGAGCCCCAGTAAGAGGCTGCCGGTGAAGGACATCTATGGTTGGATCCTACAGCACTTCCCCTACTTCTCCTCCGCCCCCACCGGCTGGAAGAACAGCGTCAGACACAACCTGTCACTCAACAAGTGCTTCCGCAAGGTGGAGAGGAGCCTGGGAAAG GTGAATGGTAAGGGTTCTCTGTGGTGTGTGGACCCAGAGTACAGACCCAACCTGATCCAGGCCCTGAAGAAGCAGCACTTCCCTGCAGCACATACCTTCTGCACACCGCCCGCCTCCCCACCCAGTGCCTCCCCACCACCCAGACACCACTTCCTGCAGGACTGCTCCCTCAAAG AGTCTGACATAGATGCTGCCACTGCCATGATGCTCTTAAACTCTGCCCCTGGTCATCACCACGCCAACCCAT gtGATCCAGACAGTCCCCTGGACCTGTCCCGGCCAGACTTGGTCCTGGTGAGCAGCGATCCTAAGCAGGACCACAACTACAGTAGCATGGCCCTGCAGCGCTGCTCCtcccgctcctcctcctcctccctctcctccctggaTGAAGGAGGCCCAGGCCACGCCAGACCCCGCCCACGCCGTGCCGGCAGCGAGGGTTTCCATAGCGACGAGGAGGACTCCGACCTCGGGGACCGGgacgagaggggcagccactcCCGTCCTGCTCCTCGTcgcccctccccctcttcctcctcggtGAAGTGCCCGGCGGGTAAGAGGGCAcgtagggaggtgacagccaaGCCGGAGCTGGATGAGGAGCTGAAGGAGGCGGCTGGGTCTCTGCTTCACCTGGCTGGGATCCGTACCTCCATGGAGCTCAACAAACGCAGTGCCAAGAGCAAAAAACTGAACAGGAAATGA